One region of Bactrocera neohumeralis isolate Rockhampton chromosome 5, APGP_CSIRO_Bneo_wtdbg2-racon-allhic-juicebox.fasta_v2, whole genome shotgun sequence genomic DNA includes:
- the LOC126760363 gene encoding uncharacterized protein LOC126760363, which translates to MKQVATFNCARLIFMVVVCLTHGEVQGQYGQVAGAWNITYQDGGNEQQLTISNDIQYVNLVILNVDLTSGADFYFEVHAGDPKLALIEKRIERSELTGTPASWQGPVPVQTRHFGFTSIYVTLNTSDGANAERSPGDLTLIIARKDRLDEKIFAYTASALLLLMFLNLGGVLDLERLKAIMLRPIAVTIGFCTSYILMPLLAIAIGYCFLAKHQELHLALFFTALSPSGGLANICAIFLKGNVNLSIATTTINSLMSLAMFPLWILILVRTIFTNTELDVPFLDLAVSALALVCAIALGMLSRVFLPKTTAYIFRFLKPFCACVSLGLIAMTVGINAFAFKELTGMIYLAALFLPICGYFLSYGISKLLRCSAADALTISVETSVLNMTVPIMLLQHCFDEVRADMTLIVPITAALNSLAMMIAIYTVRRIFGWNKNLDGDAFASKVELISFDEHIKEEIIVSHISYQNEKIAL; encoded by the exons ATGAAACAAGTCGCTACTTTTAACTGCGCACGACTGATATTTATGGTCGTTGTTTGTTTGACTCACGGCGAGGTTCAAGGACAATATGGACAAGTGGCAGGCGCGTGGAATATTACCTACCAGGATGGTGGCAACGAGCAACAGCTAACTATTTCGAATGACATACAGTACGTAAATTTAGTAATACTCAATGTGGATCTAACTTCTGGAGCAGACTTTTATTTCGAAGTCCACGCTGGCGATCCGAAATTGGCGTTAATCGAAAAACGCATTGAACGAAGTGAGTTAACGGGTACGCCAGCTTCATGGCAGGGCCCTGTGCCGGTACAAACACGTCACTTCGGCTTTACAAGCATTTATGTGACACTAAACACAAGTGACGGCGCCAACGCGGAACGTTCGCCCGGCGACCTAACGCTTATCATAGCGCGCAAAGACCGTTTGGATGAGAAAATTTTCGCTTATACCGCCTCGGCGCTCTTGTTGTTGATGTTTCTGAATTTGGGCGGCGTGTTGGATTTGGAACGTTTAAAGGCGATTATGTTGCGACCGATTGCTGTGACCATCGGCTTTTGTACCAGTTATATTTTAATGCCACTGCTGGCTATTGCGATCGGCTACTGTTTCCTGGCCAAACATCAAGAGCTGCATTTGGCGCTTTTCTTCACAGCACTGTCGCCCAGCGGCGGTTTGGCGAATATTTGTGCGATTTTCCTCAAAGGCAATGTGAATCTCTCGATTGCCACCACAACGATCAACAGTCTTATGTCGCTGGCGATGTTCCCGCTGTGGATACTTATTCTGGTGCGAACAATCTTCACAAACACCGAGCTGGATGTGCCGTTTTTGGATCTCGCCGTCAGCGCTTTAGCATTGGTCTGCGCCATCGCTTTGGGTATGCTGTCGCGCGTTTTCTTACCGAAGACAACAGCGTATATTTTCCGATTCCTCAAACCGTTCTGTGCGTGCGTCAGTTTGGGTCTGATTGCCATGACGGTGGGCATAAATGCGTTTGCGTTCAAAGAACTAACCGGAATG ATTTACTTAGCGGCTCTCTTTTTGCCCATCTGTGGTTATTTTCTCTCGTATGGCATTTCAAAGCTGCTGCGCTGTTCCGCAGCAGACGCGTTGACGATCTCCGTCGAGACGAGTGTCCTTAATATGACCGTGCCCAttatgttgctgcaacattgCTTCGACGAAGTGAGAGCCGACATGACGCTTATCGTGCCAATTACGGCTGCTCTCAATTCTTTGGCAATGATGATTGCCATTTATACCGTACGTCGAATATTCGGTTGGAATAAGAACCTTGATGGTGACGCTTTTGCGTCGAAGGTGGAGCTCATAAGTTTCGACGAACATATTAAGGAGGAAATCATAGTTTCGCATATATCATATCAAAATGAGAAAATCGCATTATAA